One genomic region from Jiangella sp. DSM 45060 encodes:
- a CDS encoding PIG-L deacetylase family protein, whose product MKIMTIYAHPADTITNCGGTLARHAQRGDEVVALILSHGGRIHANKYAEEWRKDAPDDAVATAGLDAIVANKKDELDRAAKIIGIDRIITLDHEDTYATVHEDVVEEIAEHLAAEQPEIVIADHPRSPAYFDAHSVATGMALAALARAGTYLRNLDGRDEVPVRQVFLTGLPVYNLDALSLNGVRNDCYVDITEVVGTKLAAMDQFVSQGYHGVFARKLVESYNGEAGRAAGVNFAEAFVRLYNETHQHLPVTEAALATDPLTRHIAYSSVNLRGTYPVP is encoded by the coding sequence ATGAAGATCATGACGATCTACGCCCACCCCGCCGACACCATCACCAACTGCGGCGGCACGCTGGCCCGGCACGCGCAGCGCGGCGACGAGGTGGTCGCGCTGATCCTCAGCCATGGCGGGCGCATCCACGCGAACAAGTACGCCGAGGAGTGGCGCAAGGACGCGCCCGACGACGCCGTCGCGACCGCCGGCCTGGACGCCATCGTCGCGAACAAGAAGGACGAGCTGGACCGCGCGGCCAAGATCATCGGGATCGACCGGATCATCACGCTGGACCACGAGGACACCTACGCGACCGTCCACGAGGACGTCGTCGAGGAGATCGCCGAGCATCTGGCCGCCGAGCAGCCCGAGATCGTCATCGCCGACCATCCGCGCAGCCCCGCCTACTTCGACGCGCACTCCGTCGCCACCGGCATGGCGCTCGCCGCGCTCGCCCGTGCCGGGACCTACCTGCGCAACCTCGACGGCCGCGACGAGGTGCCGGTGCGGCAGGTGTTCCTCACCGGCCTGCCGGTCTACAACCTCGACGCGCTCAGCCTGAACGGGGTGCGCAACGACTGCTACGTCGACATCACCGAGGTCGTCGGGACGAAGCTGGCGGCGATGGACCAGTTCGTCAGCCAGGGCTACCACGGCGTGTTCGCGCGCAAGCTGGTGGAGTCTTACAACGGCGAGGCCGGCCGGGCCGCCGGGGTGAACTTCGCCGAGGCGTTCGTCCGCCTCTACAACGAGACCCACCAGCACCTGCCGGTCACCGAGGCCGCCCTGGCGACCGATCCGCTGACCAGGCACATCGCCTACTCCTCGGTGAACCTGCGGGGCACCTACCCGGTACCGTGA